From a single Acidobacteriota bacterium genomic region:
- a CDS encoding creatininase family protein — MLLYDLTSPQVSDLDRGIVVVVPFGSIEQHSLHLPLGTDSIIGEAIARRLEQALPSQVLLLPMMWLGCSRHHMDFAGSLTAEIETFIDIGEQLVSSMAEHGFRNFILLNSHGGNINKVSLVAEKLRYKLGPSSKVVGVTYWHLVGEEIQSIRDTPVGGMGHSGELETSVMLVVRPELVRKDLIDPDGPGKLSKFEGRDMFAPGKVSIAKPFKEMTRHGGIGDPRKASREKGERILSVIVKKLAEVVEEIQTGKL; from the coding sequence ATGCTTCTCTACGACCTTACTTCGCCGCAAGTATCGGACCTCGACCGTGGCATAGTCGTTGTCGTCCCCTTTGGATCAATTGAACAGCACAGTCTTCATCTGCCGCTGGGGACGGACTCAATCATCGGCGAGGCGATTGCCCGCCGCCTGGAACAAGCACTCCCTAGCCAGGTCCTTCTGCTTCCCATGATGTGGCTCGGCTGCTCGCGCCACCACATGGATTTTGCGGGCTCGCTGACAGCAGAAATCGAAACCTTTATCGACATTGGCGAACAGCTTGTGTCAAGCATGGCCGAGCACGGGTTCAGGAATTTCATTCTTCTTAACAGCCACGGAGGCAACATCAACAAGGTTTCGCTTGTGGCCGAAAAGCTCCGCTATAAACTCGGGCCCAGCTCGAAGGTTGTGGGCGTTACCTACTGGCATTTGGTGGGCGAGGAAATCCAGTCAATTCGCGACACACCCGTCGGTGGCATGGGCCACTCGGGCGAGCTTGAGACGTCCGTCATGCTGGTGGTCAGGCCAGAGCTTGTGAGGAAAGATTTAATAGACCCCGACGGTCCGGGGAAGCTTTCAAAATTCGAAGGCCGGGACATGTTTGCCCCTGGGAAGGTCTCGATTGCTAAGCCCTTCAAGGAAATGACCCGCCACGGCGGCATCGGCGACCCACGAAAGGCTTCCAGGGAAAAAGGCGAGAGGATTCTTTCCGTTATTGTCAAGAAACTCGCCGAAGTTGTAGAAGAGATTCAAACCGGAAAGCTCTAA
- a CDS encoding 1-deoxy-D-xylulose-5-phosphate synthase, whose product MEYRYLSQIDSPADLKKVPREELPTVAEELRDYLITVVSKVGGHLASSLGTVELTLALHYLFDAPRDKIVWDVGHQAYGHKVLTGRRDRLATIRQYGGISGFPVRDESPYDTFNVAHAGTAISGALGMAVARDLKGENFHVVAVVGDAGLTSGLELEGINNLGTLQKKVLVVLNDNEMSISPNVGAIAGYLNRVVHGQAYHRITQEVEKMILSVPRLGSRLLKLSKDMVESAKTALIPGLVFEELGFDYVGPISGHNMDELLTAISRSKDNPKPTLLHVVTQKGKGYPHAEMLPVKFHGVTQFDVATGAFRKAPAKAPSYTSVFGEAMCELAEKDKRIVAITAAMAEGTGLVDFAKRFPDRFFDVGIAEQHAVTFACGLACEGLHPMVAIYSTFLQRAYDQVIHDACLMRLPIAFALDRAGIVGADGPTHNGLYDLAYLSAVPGMVVMAPKDENELRHMLATSLSVNGPAAVRYPRGNGFGVSIDPEFKRLEIGKGEILREGSDIAILALGSMVYPALESAERLEASGIRATVINARFMKPLDQELICCLASEKQFLVTIEEGTECGGFGSAVAALLQDRRIPASVVRIAVPDRIIPHGAPNLLHAKYGLDADGIVEKIQSFVNKAPTVRKVSL is encoded by the coding sequence ATGGAATACCGGTATCTCTCACAAATCGATTCACCAGCGGACTTGAAAAAAGTTCCTCGTGAAGAACTGCCGACGGTTGCAGAAGAGCTTCGCGATTATCTCATCACCGTCGTTTCCAAAGTCGGCGGCCATCTGGCTTCAAGCCTTGGGACCGTCGAACTCACTCTGGCGCTGCATTATCTGTTTGACGCGCCCAGGGACAAGATCGTCTGGGACGTAGGACACCAGGCCTACGGCCACAAGGTCCTCACAGGCCGGCGCGACCGCCTGGCCACCATCCGGCAGTACGGTGGTATCTCCGGTTTCCCCGTGCGGGACGAAAGTCCGTATGACACCTTTAACGTGGCCCACGCGGGTACCGCTATTTCCGGAGCGCTCGGAATGGCGGTAGCGCGGGATCTGAAGGGTGAGAATTTCCACGTGGTTGCTGTAGTAGGCGACGCAGGTTTAACGTCCGGCCTGGAACTCGAAGGCATCAACAATCTGGGAACCCTCCAGAAAAAGGTCCTGGTTGTTTTGAATGACAATGAAATGTCGATCTCTCCGAACGTGGGCGCAATCGCTGGCTATCTCAACCGCGTGGTGCATGGGCAGGCTTACCATCGGATCACTCAGGAAGTCGAAAAGATGATCCTGTCGGTTCCACGCCTGGGCTCCCGACTGCTGAAGCTCTCCAAGGATATGGTGGAATCCGCCAAAACGGCTTTGATTCCAGGGCTGGTATTCGAGGAACTCGGCTTTGACTACGTGGGGCCGATCAGCGGCCACAATATGGACGAACTGCTCACGGCGATTTCGCGGTCGAAAGACAATCCCAAGCCAACCCTGTTGCACGTTGTGACTCAGAAGGGCAAAGGCTACCCGCATGCGGAAATGCTGCCTGTCAAATTCCACGGCGTGACGCAGTTTGACGTCGCAACAGGGGCTTTTCGCAAGGCCCCGGCAAAGGCGCCCAGCTATACTTCTGTGTTTGGTGAGGCCATGTGCGAACTGGCAGAGAAAGACAAGCGCATCGTAGCCATCACTGCAGCCATGGCCGAGGGGACTGGCCTCGTGGATTTTGCCAAACGCTTCCCTGACCGTTTCTTCGACGTCGGCATTGCCGAACAGCACGCAGTAACTTTTGCCTGCGGCCTGGCATGTGAGGGTTTGCACCCCATGGTGGCGATCTATTCCACCTTCCTTCAGAGGGCCTATGACCAGGTGATTCACGACGCCTGCCTGATGCGCCTGCCTATAGCCTTTGCGCTTGACAGGGCAGGAATCGTGGGCGCAGATGGGCCAACGCACAACGGTCTCTATGACCTGGCTTACCTTTCTGCGGTTCCCGGGATGGTGGTCATGGCGCCCAAAGACGAGAACGAACTGCGCCACATGCTGGCCACCTCGCTCAGTGTGAATGGCCCTGCGGCCGTGCGCTATCCCCGCGGCAACGGGTTCGGCGTTTCTATTGATCCGGAGTTCAAGCGGCTGGAAATCGGTAAGGGAGAAATACTTCGGGAAGGAAGCGACATTGCCATTCTGGCTTTGGGAAGCATGGTCTACCCGGCGCTCGAGTCTGCCGAAAGGCTGGAAGCCTCTGGAATCCGTGCCACCGTCATCAACGCGCGCTTTATGAAGCCGCTGGATCAGGAACTAATCTGCTGCCTGGCATCAGAAAAACAGTTTCTGGTGACCATCGAGGAAGGCACCGAGTGCGGCGGGTTCGGGTCCGCGGTCGCGGCCCTGCTGCAGGACCGTCGAATCCCTGCCAGCGTGGTCCGCATCGCAGTCCCTGACCGCATCATACCTCACGGGGCGCCCAATCTGCTTCATGCCAAGTATGGGCTGGATGCTGACGGCATCGTGGAAAAAATTCAGAGCTTCGTTAATAAGGCCCCCACAGTCCGCAAGGTGAGCCTGTAA
- a CDS encoding polyprenyl synthetase family protein: MLPPEDAFPHSIHQAMRYSVFAGGKRLRPILCAEAGRLLGADGPSLVRIASALELIHTYSLIHDDLPALDNDDLRRGKPTCHRAFGESTAILTGDALLTLTYEVLAEPELAPPQCQLRIIYELARATGTREGMVAGQVLDLEATHHAVDARTLELIHSAKTGAFLCAAVRCGAIFAGATETDLEHITTYGRKIGLAFQIADDLLDVLGSSATLGKTAGKDDEQCKATYPSLYGIEESRRKARLLIEEACKSLEPYGKAASRLQELAYFLIERSA; this comes from the coding sequence ATGCTCCCTCCCGAGGATGCTTTTCCTCACTCCATCCATCAGGCGATGCGTTACTCAGTGTTTGCCGGGGGTAAGCGGCTGCGACCCATATTATGTGCCGAGGCCGGACGCTTGCTTGGCGCAGATGGACCCTCCCTTGTGCGGATTGCTTCTGCACTGGAGCTGATCCACACCTATTCTCTGATCCACGACGACCTGCCTGCGCTAGATAATGACGATTTGCGACGCGGCAAGCCGACCTGCCATCGCGCTTTCGGAGAATCCACAGCAATCCTTACGGGAGATGCTCTTCTGACTCTCACATACGAGGTGCTGGCCGAGCCGGAATTAGCGCCTCCGCAATGCCAGCTTCGCATCATTTATGAGCTGGCGCGGGCAACCGGGACGCGTGAAGGCATGGTGGCCGGGCAGGTGCTCGATCTGGAAGCAACCCATCACGCCGTTGATGCCCGCACCCTTGAATTGATTCACTCCGCCAAGACGGGGGCGTTCCTTTGCGCAGCCGTGCGGTGTGGCGCTATCTTTGCCGGCGCCACGGAAACCGACCTTGAGCACATTACAACTTATGGCCGGAAGATCGGGCTGGCATTCCAGATTGCAGATGATCTGCTCGATGTCCTGGGCTCAAGCGCCACACTGGGCAAGACGGCAGGCAAAGACGATGAACAATGCAAGGCAACTTATCCGTCGCTGTACGGTATCGAAGAATCCCGCCGCAAGGCCAGGCTGCTGATCGAGGAAGCCTGCAAAAGCCTGGAACCTTACGGCAAGGCGGCAAGCAGGCTACAGGAGTTAGCTTATTTTCTAATTGAGAGGTCTGCCTGA
- the xseB gene encoding exodeoxyribonuclease VII small subunit, with translation MSQAPKSAKPESFEKNLERLDAIVRQLEDADLPLEKALQIYEEGMKLSEACQKQLQEAEGRVQILMKRAGGKIVAEPFEQEDNETESI, from the coding sequence ATGTCGCAGGCGCCAAAATCTGCCAAGCCGGAATCGTTTGAAAAGAATCTGGAGAGGCTCGATGCCATCGTTCGCCAGCTTGAAGACGCTGATCTCCCTCTCGAAAAAGCTTTGCAGATTTATGAGGAGGGCATGAAGCTTTCGGAAGCCTGCCAGAAACAGCTTCAGGAAGCTGAGGGCCGCGTCCAGATCCTGATGAAAAGAGCGGGCGGAAAAATTGTCGCAGAGCCTTTTGAACAGGAAGACAACGAAACGGAGTCGATTTGA
- a CDS encoding bifunctional homocysteine S-methyltransferase/methylenetetrahydrofolate reductase, translating into MREPILQRLEKRPLVCDGAMGTMLYARGVSLNRSFDELNLVSPHMVKEVHMGYVKAGAELLETNTFGANRFRLAKFDLAEKVREINLAGARLARESAGEDLYVGGSVGPLGLRLEPLGPTSLTEARNAFREQVEALAEGGVDLIIIETMMDLEEAHQALLAVREATSLPAVVQMTVQEDGNTLSGASPEDFARQLDTWGADVIGVNCGMGPATVLETLERMATATTRKLSAQPNAGLPHSIDGRTHYLCSPEYMAERASRFIQAGARIVGGCCGTTPEHIKAIKTAVKSLGPQAERVAIGTTLRPLQALEPAPIKLRSHLAEKLVRGEFPVVVEIVPPKGCDPAREVEGAQYLKQNGIDAVNIPDGSGATARMSAQTLAVVIQQQAGIETLLHFSCRGRNVLSLQSDILGAHALGIRNVWAVTGDSPQIATLPSATAVFDVDAIGLVNVLSNLNRGLDMSGNPLGTQTSFLIGVGLNPNALDPDEELRRFEYKIKAGANFGVIRPVFDVDRLAGFLRRTQALDVPKIPLLAGIHPLTSYRNAEFLNNEVPGMSVSPEILMRMRKVDTGEKARAEGLKIAREMLQEVHELVQGVQIVAPFSRYAMAVEVVEALGARVHAAKGETALPEARGEASTV; encoded by the coding sequence GTGCGTGAACCGATCCTACAGCGGCTCGAGAAGCGTCCTTTGGTCTGCGACGGCGCCATGGGCACCATGTTGTACGCTAGAGGTGTGTCCCTCAACCGCAGCTTCGATGAGCTGAACCTCGTCTCTCCTCATATGGTAAAAGAAGTTCACATGGGATACGTCAAAGCAGGCGCTGAACTTCTTGAGACCAACACGTTTGGGGCAAACCGCTTCCGGCTGGCCAAGTTTGACCTGGCCGAGAAAGTCCGTGAAATCAACCTGGCCGGAGCGCGGCTGGCGCGCGAAAGCGCCGGTGAAGATCTTTACGTGGGCGGCTCCGTCGGCCCGCTGGGTCTGCGTCTCGAGCCCTTGGGACCCACATCGCTTACAGAAGCGCGAAACGCCTTTCGCGAGCAGGTTGAAGCTCTTGCCGAGGGCGGCGTGGACTTGATCATCATTGAAACGATGATGGACCTGGAGGAGGCCCATCAGGCGCTGCTCGCCGTGAGAGAAGCCACTTCACTTCCCGCTGTGGTCCAGATGACGGTTCAGGAAGATGGGAATACTCTTTCCGGCGCCAGTCCCGAGGACTTTGCGCGCCAGCTTGACACTTGGGGAGCTGATGTTATCGGTGTCAATTGCGGAATGGGACCTGCAACCGTCCTGGAAACGCTCGAGAGAATGGCGACGGCCACGACACGGAAACTTTCAGCCCAGCCCAACGCCGGACTCCCCCATTCCATCGACGGCAGGACCCACTATCTATGCTCCCCCGAATACATGGCCGAGCGGGCCAGCAGATTTATCCAGGCCGGCGCCCGAATTGTGGGCGGATGCTGCGGAACCACCCCGGAACATATTAAGGCCATCAAAACGGCGGTGAAATCGCTGGGACCGCAGGCGGAGCGGGTGGCAATTGGAACAACTCTTCGCCCCCTCCAGGCGCTTGAGCCCGCACCCATCAAACTCCGTTCGCACCTTGCCGAAAAGCTGGTTCGAGGCGAGTTCCCGGTGGTAGTTGAAATCGTTCCCCCCAAGGGTTGCGATCCCGCGCGCGAGGTGGAAGGCGCGCAATACCTGAAGCAAAATGGAATCGACGCGGTTAATATCCCTGACGGCTCAGGGGCTACAGCAAGGATGAGCGCGCAGACGCTTGCGGTGGTAATCCAGCAGCAGGCCGGCATCGAAACGCTGCTTCACTTCAGTTGTCGCGGCCGCAACGTGCTCAGCCTTCAGTCGGACATTCTTGGCGCTCACGCGTTGGGTATAAGGAATGTCTGGGCCGTAACGGGCGATTCTCCTCAGATTGCTACTCTTCCCTCAGCCACAGCCGTCTTTGATGTGGACGCCATTGGCCTGGTAAATGTGCTAAGCAACCTGAACCGTGGGCTGGATATGAGCGGGAACCCGCTGGGAACACAAACCAGTTTCTTGATCGGAGTAGGCCTTAATCCCAATGCTCTCGACCCGGACGAGGAGCTTCGCCGGTTTGAATATAAAATAAAAGCCGGCGCCAATTTTGGCGTGATCCGGCCGGTATTTGACGTCGATCGGCTTGCCGGTTTCCTTCGCCGAACCCAGGCGCTTGACGTGCCGAAAATTCCGCTTCTTGCAGGAATTCATCCCTTGACGAGCTACCGGAACGCTGAGTTCCTAAATAACGAAGTCCCTGGAATGTCGGTGTCCCCGGAAATTCTAATGCGTATGCGCAAGGTAGATACCGGCGAAAAAGCGCGGGCCGAGGGATTGAAAATCGCGCGGGAAATGCTGCAGGAAGTCCATGAACTGGTACAGGGAGTCCAGATTGTAGCGCCGTTTTCAAGGTATGCTATGGCAGTGGAAGTGGTTGAAGCCCTCGGCGCGCGCGTACACGCGGCGAAAGGGGAGACTGCTCTGCCGGAGGCACGGGGAGAAGCCAGTACGGTGTGA
- a CDS encoding DedA family protein yields the protein MAHTIFQTLSEVFSKYGYWVVFFGVMLENAGIPIPGETVLLFAGFLAYHERIGLLPSVLVAIAGATLGDSMGFLIGLFGGRAFVDRFIRSFPIVRNSFDHSQVLFMKYGQWAVFTGRFITGLRMFAGIIAGLFRMPYRRFLLFNFTGAAIWAIAVIYVGYLFGNSWRRVEQHLVQVNEVVTAVVLVAVLVGVISYYLRKKRPF from the coding sequence ATGGCCCACACGATTTTCCAAACGCTATCGGAAGTTTTTTCGAAGTATGGCTACTGGGTGGTCTTCTTCGGGGTCATGCTCGAGAACGCGGGGATCCCCATCCCGGGTGAAACAGTCCTTCTGTTCGCTGGTTTTCTTGCCTACCACGAAAGAATTGGCCTCTTGCCCAGCGTCCTGGTGGCGATTGCAGGGGCTACTCTCGGCGACTCGATGGGATTTCTGATCGGGCTTTTTGGTGGGAGGGCGTTTGTTGACCGGTTTATTCGCAGTTTCCCGATCGTTCGAAATTCCTTTGACCATTCCCAGGTATTGTTCATGAAGTACGGCCAGTGGGCAGTTTTCACAGGCCGATTCATCACAGGATTACGAATGTTCGCGGGGATCATCGCCGGGCTTTTTCGTATGCCCTATCGCCGGTTTCTCCTTTTCAATTTTACAGGCGCTGCTATATGGGCCATTGCAGTCATCTATGTTGGGTATCTGTTCGGGAACAGTTGGCGGCGAGTCGAGCAGCACTTAGTGCAAGTTAATGAGGTTGTGACGGCCGTTGTCCTGGTTGCTGTTCTGGTTGGCGTGATTTCGTACTATTTGAGGAAGAAGCGGCCTTTTTAA